A region of the Cupriavidus taiwanensis genome:
AGCGCTGCGCCCGAGTTGCCGGCGCCGAAGATGCCCATCGCCAGCCCCTGGCGCGAGCGCGGGAACCAGCGCGCCACGTAGGGCGTGCCGACCGAGAACGAGCCGCCCGCCAGGCCGACGAACAGCCCCAGCACCAGCAGCTGCCACAGCGTGGTCGCGTACGAGATCAGCCAGATCGGGACCACGGTGGCCAGCATCAGCACGAAGAACACGATGCGGCCGCCGAAGCGGTCGGTCCACAGCCCCAGCGGCACGCGGATCAGCGAGCCGCTCAGCACCGGGGTAGCGGCGAGCAGGCCGAATTCGGTGTCGTTCAGGCCGAGCTGTTGCTTGAGGGGAATGCCGAGGACCGCGAACAGCATCCACACGGCAAAACAGATGGTGAAGGCAAAAGTACTGGACGCCAGTGTCATTGCGGCGCCGGGCGGGATCGGCTCCGGCGCGCGGGGTTGGGTGGCCATGGCCATGCTCCTGTGTCAACTTTGGCGGGGGTGATGCCAGAGTAGGGGCGGGCGCTGGTGCTGCCTATTCGCCGGCCGCACAGCGCAGGCGCGGCGCTGACTGCCTTTGGAAGTAGTTCTACCGGGGGAGGTCGCCGGCGCGGTGGCGGTGCTATCGTGGGGACGACTTGCGGCGCAGTGTTGGCGCCGCCGCGCCCGCTGCGCATCCTCATTGCCCTTGCTGACATGGACACCATCCCCATCCTTCCCGCGCGGCGCACGCCGCCCTCCGGCAAGGCCCCGCCGGGCCCGCCGCCACGTGGCTTTGCCCTGTTTGCGCTGGGCTTCCGGCCGTTCTATCTGGGCGGCGCGGTGTTTGCCGCACTGGCGATCGCGGCCTGGTCGGCAATGCTGGCGGGCATGCAATCGGTCGGTCCGGCACCAGTGCTGCCCGGGATGTTCTGGCATGCGCACGAGATGGTGTTCGGCTTTGCCGCCGCGATCGTGGTGGGATTCCTGTTCACGGCGGGACGTGCCTGGACCGGGCAGCCCACGCCGACCGGCGCGGCGCTGGCTGTGCTGTTCGGGCTGTGGCTGGCCGGACGCGTGGGCCTGTGGGTGGCGCCGGGCACCGTGGCCTTCGCCATCGAAGCCGCGTTCCTGCCGCTGGCGGCGCTGGCCTTCACGCGCACGCTGGTGCGCGGCGGCAATCGCCGCAACTATCCGCTGGCGCTCGCGCTATGGCTGCTGGCGCTGGCCGATATCGCCAGCCTGTGGCTGCAGGCGCGCGGCCATGACGCCGGCGCGATGCTGGCGTGCCGCGCCGGCGTGGCGCTGGTGACGCTGTTCGTGGTGGTGATCGGCGGGCGCGTGATTCCGATGTTCACCACCAATGCGATTCCCGGCTTCCGGTTGCGCCAGTACCGGCAGGTGGATCGGCTGGTGATTCCCGCTGCGGTGCTCGGCCTGGCGGCCGGGCTCCTGCCCGTGCCGGCATGGCTGGCGGCGGCGCTGTCATTGCTGGCGGCGCTGGTGCTGGGCGCGCGCGTGGCGGGGTGGCGCGGTTACGCGGTCGGCAACCGGCCGATCCTGTGGGTGCTGCACCTGGCCTACGCGTGGCTGCCGCTGGCGCTGCTGCTGCAGGCGCTCGGCGCGCTCGGACTGGTGATGGCCGGGCTGGCGACGCACGCGTTCACGGTGGGCGTGCTCGGTGTGGCGATCATTGCCATGATTACCCGCACCGCGCTGGGCCACACCGGCCGCATGCTGGTGGCCGGCCGCGCCGAGACCGCGGCGTACTGGCTGGTGGCCGCGGCGGCGGTGTTGCGCGTGTTCGGGCCGATGGCCTGGCCCGCCGGCTACCTGCATTGGGTGTGGGGCGCGGGGGCGTGCTGGGTGGCGGGCTTTGGCCTTTATGCGCTGACGTATGCGCCGCGGCTGGCGCGCCCGCGCGTGGACGGCAAGCCGGGCTGACGAGACCGCGCTGGCGCTCAGGGGCAGGCCTGCGCCATTGGCGCGCGGTTGCGCGCGCCTTGCTCCAGCTTCACGCTCAGCCAGGCCACCGCCAGCGCCGCCATCGGCGCCAGTGCCGCCACCCAGGGCAGTGCCGTCAGCCCCGGGCCGTGATCGACCACCACCCCGCCCATCCACGCGCCCAGGCCGTTGCCCAGGTTGAATGCGGCGATATTGAAGCTCGATGCCAGGTTCTCGCCGGCGCCGTGGGCGTGGCGCAGCACGCGCAGTTGCAGCGGCGACACCGTGGCAAAGGCCGCGACGCCGAGGATGCCGACGAAGGCCACCACCAGCACCTGGCTGTGGATGGCCAGCGTCATCGCCGCCAGCACCACCGTCAGCGCCGCCAGCGTGGCCAGCACCGCGCGTGTCGGGGCGCGGTCGGCAAAGCGGCCGCCCAGCACGTTGCCGACGATCATGCCGGCGCCGAACAACAGCAGGATCGGCGATACCGCCGCCTCGCCAAAGCCGGACACGCGCGTCAGCAGCGGCTGGACGTAGGTGATCACGGCGAAGATCCCCATCGACTGCAGCACCGTCATCAACAGCCCCAGCAGCACCTGCGGGCGGCCGATGGTGGCCAGCTCGTCGCGCAGCGCCACGCGTGCGCCGTGGTCCTGGCTCTTCTGCACCAGCAGCGCGATCACCGCCAGCGACAGCAGCCCGACCAGCGTCATGGCCCAGAAGGTCGAGCGCCAGCCCAGGTGCAGGCCCAGCCAGGCGCCGGCGGGCATGCCCAGCAGCGTGGCCAGGGTCAGGCCCGAGAACATCACCGAAATCGCCGAGGCACGGCGGTCTTGCGGCACCAGCCCGGTGGCGACCACCGCGCCGACGCCGAAGAAGGTGCCATGGGTGAGCGAGGTCAGCACGCGCGCGATCATCAGCGTGGTGTAGTCGGGCGCCAGCGCGCAGGCGGCGTTGCCCACGGTATAGATCACCATCAGCGCCAGTAGCACCGCCTTGCGCGGCATGCGGCGCGTCAGCAGCGTCAGCACCGGCGCGCCGGCGAACACGCCGAGCGCGTAGCCGGACACCAGCATGCCGGCCGCGGCGATGGTCACCTGCAGGTCGGCGGCGACCTGCAGCAGCAGGCCCATGATCACGAATTCGGCGCAGCCGATGCCGAACGAGCCGGCCGTCAGCGCGTACAACGCCAGCGGCAGCCGGGCCCGGGCGGGAGCGGCGAGGGTGGAAGGGGAGGAAGCCATGGTCGGAGAGGGGCGCAAGGGAGGACGAAGCCCGCAGTCTGGCCCTTTGCGGCTTCAGCAAAAACCGGCATGATCCATAATCAGTTTCAATAAATCATTGAAAATCATGGACCGGATCGGCGATATCGGCCTGTTTCTGCGCGTGCTCGACCTGGGCTCGATCAGTGCCGCGGCGCGCAGCCTGGACCTGTCGGTGGCGGTGGCCAGCCAGCGCCTGCAGCGGCTGGAGCGCGAGCTTGGGGTGCGCCTGCTGCATCGCACCACGCGGCGGCTGCACGCCACACCGGAGGGCGCGGTGCTGGCCGAGCAGGGGCGCGCGCTGGTGGACGATCTGGAGGCGCTGGGGGCGTCGTTGCGGCAGGCCGGCACCGGCATCACCGGCACCTTGCGGGTGACGACGTCGTCGTCGTTCGGGCGGCTTTACGTCTCGCCGCTGCTGCCGGAATTCCTGGCGAGGCATCCGGGGGTATCGCTCAGCGTCAACCTGAGCGACCACGTGCTGGACCTGGTCAGCGCCGGCTTCGACCTGGCGATCCGGATCGGTGCGCTCGACGACTCGGCGCTGGTCGCGCGCCGCTTGGCCAACAACCGGCGGCTGCTGTGCGCGTCGCCCGACTACCTGCGCCGGCGCGGCACGCCGCGCACGCCGCAGGACCTGGCGCGGCACGATTGCCTGCTGCTGGTGGGCAGCCAGGGACGGCAGGATGTATGGCGGCTTGGCGATGGCGCCGGCGGCGAGATTGCCGTGCGCGTGCGCGGCCGGATCGAGGCCAATACCGGCGAGCTGCTGTCCGACGCGGCGCTGGCGGGCTTCGGCATCGCGCTGCATTCGGCCTGGCATGTGTGCGCCGCCCTGCAGGCCGGCCGGCTGGTGCAGGTGCTGCCCGATTACCCGGTGGCCGACACCGGCATCTACGCGGTGATGCCGCAGCGGCGCCTGGTGCCGCCGCGCGTGCGCGCCTTTGTCGATTTCCTGGCTGAACGCTTTGGCGAACACCCGCCGTGGGAACGGCTCCACGGCGGGTGAGCCGGGCCCGCGCTACGCCGCCGGCTGCGGCGCGGCCGTGGCGTGGCGCCGGTAGTCGCCCGGCGTCATGCCGGTCCAGCGGCGGAACGCGCGGAAGAACGAGTTGGCATCGTCAAAGCCGAGCCGGAACGCGATCTCGCCCAGCGACATCGCGCCTTCGCTCAGGTAGTGGCCGGCCAGGTCGCGCCGCGCGTCTTCGCACAGCGTGCGGAAGCTGGTGCCGGCGGCCATCAGCCGGCGCTGCAGCGTGCGCTCGCTGATGTCGAGGTGGCGCGCCACCGCGGCCAGGCTCAGGGCGCGGTCGCCCGCCAGCTGCTGCAGGGCGCTGCGCACATCGCCCAGCGATGCCGCGGCGGGCCGCAGGTCGCGGCTGGCGGCGGGCGCCGAGGGGCCGGAGCGGTCGCGGGCCATCAGCCGCAGCGCCAGGTCGCGGCGGCCGAACACGATCGCGTCTTCGGGCTCGCCAAAGCGCACCGGGCAGTCGAAGGCCTCGGTATAGCGCAGGTGCCAGGCCGGCCGGCCAATGCGCAGCGACACCCGCAGCGGATGCAGCGGCTTGCGCGTAAAGCGCCGGCCGAAGGCCAGCAGCGAGCACAGCTCCATGTCGATGCGCGGCCGGCTGTCGGGCGCCTCGGGATCGCTCGGGCGGATGCAGACCCAGGCTTCGTCGCCCTGGCGTCGCAGCTCGACACGATCGCCGGCCAGCAGCTTCTGGTAGCGCGCGATGCGCCGCAAGGCGGTGCCCAATGATGGGCCGGCCATCGCGGGCAGGCCGGCCAGGCCGAGCAGGTCGGGCGGCATCCGGCTGCCCAGCCACAAGCCGATGGCGGGGTCGCCGGTGGCGTGATAGACGGCCAGCAGCAGGTGGATGGCCTGTTGCGGGTCGGCCGCATGCGCGGCGGGTTGGTGGTCGCAGGAGTCGGAGTCGGAGTCGGATTCCGGGGCAGGCGCGAGTGCCGATACGTCGTAACCGCCTTCACGCAGCGCGTGCAGCAGGTCACGAGGCAACGGCCCGGCCTGGATAGGCTCTTGTTGTGGCATCGTCGTTTTCTGGCTGGCAAGGTGGCGCAAGTGCGCCCGTGCAGCCCCCGGTACGAAAGAGATTACGCGGTGACGATGGCCCCTTCAAGGGCGCGGGGCGGCCGGAAGTGTGTGCCAGGCAGCTTAACGGACGCTCAGGAAGGCATCCATGGATGCCAGGCGACAGGGAGGGCCGCGCCGCTGCTGGCCTGGCGGGTCGCTGCAACCCGTTGCTTAAATTTTGGGCAGTCCGGTGCGGTGGCGCACAGACCGGGGTTTTCGGACAGGGCACGGCAGGATATCCACAGATTCTGTGGATATCACGTCGAAGTTTTCAACATGGGTTTGTGCGGCTGCCGGCGGACGTCGGAAGCGGGTATGCTGGGCCGGTTTGACTGCATGGCGGGGCTCCTGCGGCGCCAGCGGCCACCGGCGGTGGGGGTCGGCCTCGGCGCGATCGGGTCGCATCCATGCGCCATTTCGCATCATCGTGCCGCCAACGCCGCACCAGGCCCGGCATCCCCTTTCGCGAGTCAACCTGCCCGCTGCCATGCGCCATGACCGGTCGTTCGCCTTCCCGCCCCGCCTTGCCGTGTTGCCGCTGCTTGCCGCCGCCGTGGCGCTGTCTGGCTGCGTGGCGCAATACCGGGTACCTGCCGGTGCGCCGTCCGCCAGCGTGCGGCTGGTGACCAGCACCGATGAAAACACCTCGTTCACTGTGGTCGATCCGGCCAGATGCCCGGATCCGGCCCGGCCGCTGGTGCTGGCGGGGATGGGCAGGCAGTTGTCGGCGATGGGAAGGGAGCGCGGCCTGGACATGGCCGGGCGTTCGCCGGAGCCGGCCGCGCGCACGCGTGAGCGGCTGGTCGAGGCGGGAAGGCGCATCTATGTGGCGGTGACGTCGGCGGCAGCGCCGCCGCTGCCCGAGATGCGCTGCGCCGCGGGCGTGTCGTTCGTGCCGGTGGCCGGCGCGCAGTACGAGATCCGCTACCAGCGGGACGAGACCGCCAGCCAGTGTTCGGCGCGGATCCTGCGCCTGCAGCCGCTGGCCGACGGCGGCGCGCGCCTGACGGCCGAGCCGACGCAGCAGGGTTTCAGGGCGCTGCGAAAGGATTATGTCTGCCAGGCGTTGTGAAACCCGTCCGGGCCCCCCGGCTGCGGACGGGTTGGCGGGGCAGCGGGCAACCGGCGCGGCCCGCTGAGGCCCGACGGCAGGACTGGCTTACTGCTCGATCAGGAAGCGCTCCGGACGCTTGCCCAGCCAGGCCGGCGCTCGGCCGCGGCCCGACCAGGTCTTGCCGGTCTTGGGATCCATGTACTTCGGGGGCAGGGCGGCGGCAGTCTTGCGCGCGCTGCTGCCGGCGGGACGGCCGCGCTTGCGCCGGGGCAGGATGTCTTCCGCGGTCAGGCCATATTCGGTCATCAGTTCGCGGATTTTATCGATCACGCCCGCCACTTCGTTCGCGCGCACTTCATTCAGCTTGGCTTCCAGCGCTTCCTTCTCAGCCAGGAGTTGCTTGTATGTCGCCATTTATATCCCCTTTCTGCAATTAGGCCGCTGCATGGTACTAGAAATTCAGGTGTCAGGGCACCTGAAAAAATTTTACAAAAAATAACGCAGATTGCACGGACAGATTGTCGGGGCGCTGGTCGGCATCATTGTCTCGCCGAATGCGGGAACCATTGCCGCTTCCATGGCTGCGACATTGCCCCAGCCAATGGTCGTTTTGCAGTGCGGGTTTCCATTTTCTTGCCCTCATTCCGGGCCAATCGAAATACGCGCGCCGCCCGGCTTTAGCGCCTAGACTGTTTGTCTGCGCCCGCGCAGTGCCACGCCACGACTACCGGAGCCCCCCATGAGTCAGCAGATCTTTGTCAATTTACCCGTGCGCGACCTGCAAAAGTCGATTGCCTTCTTTACCCAGCTGGGCTTTTCCTTCAATCCGCAATTTACCGACGATACCGCGACCTGCATGATCGTCGGCGAGAACATTTTTGTGATGCTGCTCACTGAAGCCAAGTTCCGCAGCTTCTCGCCCAATGACATCTGCGATGCGCGCAAAGCCACCGAAGTGCTGGTTTGCCTGTCGATGGAAACCCGCGCCCGCGTCGATGAAATGGTCAATGCCGCGGTGCTGGCGGGTGGCAATACCTACAAGCCGCCAATGGATCTGGGCTTTATGTATGGCCACGGCTTCCAGGACCTGGATGGCCATGTCTGGGAACTGGTGTACATGGATGTGGCGGCAATGCAGGCGTCGCAGTGAACGCGCCATCGCGCCGGGCCCGCGCCAAAAAAAACAGCCCGGGAAAGCAGGAAGCCCGGGCTTGAAATCCACCTGGATCGCGGTGGAGGAGACATCTGGTTGTCAGCGTCCCGGCAACGTCCGGGACGCGCTCATGCGCAGCGTGGTCAGATCGCCCAGCCGCCGGCGTAGAACGCAGCCAGCACCACCGCGATGGCCACGGTGCCGAGATTGAGCTTGCGCCATTCGCCGGCCACGACGCGGCCCACCACCAGGGTGCAGAAGCCCAGCATGATGCCGGTCACGATATTGCAGGTCAGCACGATGAACACGGCGCAGACCAGGCCGGCCAGCGCATCGACCAGGTCATCCATGTGCAGGCGGCTGACGCTCGACAGCATCAGCAGGCCGACGTACATCAGCGCAGGCGCGGTGGCGTAGGACGGCACCAGCGCGGCCAGCGGCGAGAAGAACATCACCGCCACGAACAGCAGGCCCACCACCACCGCGGTCAGGCCGGTCTTGGCGCCGGCGGCGACGCCGACGGTCGATTCGATATAGGCCGCGGCCGGGGCGCCGCCGAACATGCCCGAGAAGATCGAGCTGACCGAATCGGCGGTCAGCGCGCGCCCGCCATTGTGGATATGGCCGGCGGCATTGAGCTGCCCGGCCTGCCCGGCGACGGCGCGGATGGTGCCGGTGGCGTCGAACACCGCGGTCATCACCAGTGCCAGCACGCTCGGCAGCACGGCGGCGGTCAGCGCGCCGCGCACGTCCATGGCGCCGATCAGCGACTCGTGGCCCGGTGCGCTCAGCGACGGCAGCGCGAACACGCCGGTGAACTTCACCGCCGGATCGAAGGCCAGGCCCAGCGCCGAGATGGCGATGATGACCAGCAGGATCCCGCCCGGCACCTTGCGGCGCTCGAGCCCGAAGATCGCGGCCAGGCCCAGCACCGACATCACCACCGGGAACGAGGTGATCTTGCCCAGCGCCACCGGCAGGCCGGCATGCGTGTTCTTGACCACCAGCCCGACCTCATTCGACGCGATCAGCAGCAGGAACAGGCCGATGCCGATGCCGGTGCCGTGCGCGACGCCGGCCGGCAGGTTGCGCAGGATCCAGGAGCGCACGCCGGTGACCGAGATCGCGGTGAAGATCAGGCCCATCAGGAACACCGCGCCGAGCGCCACCGCCGGCGACAGGCCCTGGCCCAGCACCAGGCCAAAGGCCATGAACGCGGTCAGCGAGATGGCGCAGCCGATGGCGATCGGCAGCTTGGCCCACAGGCCCATCAGCAGCGAGCCGAAGGCCGTGGTCAGGCACACCGCGACGAAGACCGCGCTGGTATCGAAGCCGGCCTTGCCCAGCATGCCCGGCACGACGAAGACGGCGTAGACCATCGCCATGAAGGTGGTGACCCCGGCCACCACTTCCTGGCGCTGCGTGCTGCCGCGCGCGGTGATCTCGAAGAAGGCATCGAGCCGGCCTTTGACTTCCGGCACATGGGGAGCGTGGGGGCGTGCGGGATCGGCCTCCGCCGCGGACGACGGATAGGGTTGTTCGATCATGATGGGCTGTCTCCTTGCGGGCGCTGCAACGTCCGTCGTGCGGAACGTCGTCAGGCGGTCTCACGTGGTTCTGGTCTGGGCTGGAGGCGGAAATCCTGGCCAACCCCGCTGTTATCGGTGTGCCGCTTGTCGGTGCCTTCTGTGGGCGTGATCCGGGCAAGGCTGAAGGCTAGGTGAGGCGGCGCCGGCCATCATCACCGGCGCTCAATGCGCGGCATGTGCGACCGAGAATATCGAATGTGATGCATGCGTATCTCTTGACGGTGAAGCCCCTTCAGGTGGCGTTTTCGGCGGCTGCCATTATCAGGCGGTGAATATACGGCCTATAGGGAATGACCCGAATGCCCGGCAGTCGACTTCTCTATACTAGGGATAACCCTGAATCGTCTCGAGATCCGGGCCGAATCCCGGCCATAAGTGCTTCACGAGACACTAAACCTGTTTCCGAACCGGAAAGGAAGAATCGCCATGCAAGCACTCGCCGACACCCTCTATCGCCAGCCCGCCCAGCCCAAGGCCGCGCAGCCGAAGTCCGCGCAGCCCGCCGCGGAGCCGGCGCGCGATGTCGCCTATTACGCCCGCATGGGCGGCGGCCAGTCGCTGGCCGCGCGCGTGCGCGCCTACTTTGCGCAGGGCTGGGCGCTGTACGCCGCCAATGCCCGCGAAGCCGCGCCGATCCGC
Encoded here:
- a CDS encoding NnrS family protein, which codes for MDTIPILPARRTPPSGKAPPGPPPRGFALFALGFRPFYLGGAVFAALAIAAWSAMLAGMQSVGPAPVLPGMFWHAHEMVFGFAAAIVVGFLFTAGRAWTGQPTPTGAALAVLFGLWLAGRVGLWVAPGTVAFAIEAAFLPLAALAFTRTLVRGGNRRNYPLALALWLLALADIASLWLQARGHDAGAMLACRAGVALVTLFVVVIGGRVIPMFTTNAIPGFRLRQYRQVDRLVIPAAVLGLAAGLLPVPAWLAAALSLLAALVLGARVAGWRGYAVGNRPILWVLHLAYAWLPLALLLQALGALGLVMAGLATHAFTVGVLGVAIIAMITRTALGHTGRMLVAGRAETAAYWLVAAAAVLRVFGPMAWPAGYLHWVWGAGACWVAGFGLYALTYAPRLARPRVDGKPG
- a CDS encoding MFS transporter, with amino-acid sequence MASSPSTLAAPARARLPLALYALTAGSFGIGCAEFVIMGLLLQVAADLQVTIAAAGMLVSGYALGVFAGAPVLTLLTRRMPRKAVLLALMVIYTVGNAACALAPDYTTLMIARVLTSLTHGTFFGVGAVVATGLVPQDRRASAISVMFSGLTLATLLGMPAGAWLGLHLGWRSTFWAMTLVGLLSLAVIALLVQKSQDHGARVALRDELATIGRPQVLLGLLMTVLQSMGIFAVITYVQPLLTRVSGFGEAAVSPILLLFGAGMIVGNVLGGRFADRAPTRAVLATLAALTVVLAAMTLAIHSQVLVVAFVGILGVAAFATVSPLQLRVLRHAHGAGENLASSFNIAAFNLGNGLGAWMGGVVVDHGPGLTALPWVAALAPMAALAVAWLSVKLEQGARNRAPMAQACP
- a CDS encoding LysR family transcriptional regulator, with the protein product MDRIGDIGLFLRVLDLGSISAAARSLDLSVAVASQRLQRLERELGVRLLHRTTRRLHATPEGAVLAEQGRALVDDLEALGASLRQAGTGITGTLRVTTSSSFGRLYVSPLLPEFLARHPGVSLSVNLSDHVLDLVSAGFDLAIRIGALDDSALVARRLANNRRLLCASPDYLRRRGTPRTPQDLARHDCLLLVGSQGRQDVWRLGDGAGGEIAVRVRGRIEANTGELLSDAALAGFGIALHSAWHVCAALQAGRLVQVLPDYPVADTGIYAVMPQRRLVPPRVRAFVDFLAERFGEHPPWERLHGG
- a CDS encoding AraC family transcriptional regulator, with translation MPQQEPIQAGPLPRDLLHALREGGYDVSALAPAPESDSDSDSCDHQPAAHAADPQQAIHLLLAVYHATGDPAIGLWLGSRMPPDLLGLAGLPAMAGPSLGTALRRIARYQKLLAGDRVELRRQGDEAWVCIRPSDPEAPDSRPRIDMELCSLLAFGRRFTRKPLHPLRVSLRIGRPAWHLRYTEAFDCPVRFGEPEDAIVFGRRDLALRLMARDRSGPSAPAASRDLRPAAASLGDVRSALQQLAGDRALSLAAVARHLDISERTLQRRLMAAGTSFRTLCEDARRDLAGHYLSEGAMSLGEIAFRLGFDDANSFFRAFRRWTGMTPGDYRRHATAAPQPAA
- a CDS encoding H-NS histone family protein, which codes for MATYKQLLAEKEALEAKLNEVRANEVAGVIDKIRELMTEYGLTAEDILPRRKRGRPAGSSARKTAAALPPKYMDPKTGKTWSGRGRAPAWLGKRPERFLIEQ
- a CDS encoding VOC family protein — its product is MSQQIFVNLPVRDLQKSIAFFTQLGFSFNPQFTDDTATCMIVGENIFVMLLTEAKFRSFSPNDICDARKATEVLVCLSMETRARVDEMVNAAVLAGGNTYKPPMDLGFMYGHGFQDLDGHVWELVYMDVAAMQASQ
- a CDS encoding NCS2 family permease, whose protein sequence is MIEQPYPSSAAEADPARPHAPHVPEVKGRLDAFFEITARGSTQRQEVVAGVTTFMAMVYAVFVVPGMLGKAGFDTSAVFVAVCLTTAFGSLLMGLWAKLPIAIGCAISLTAFMAFGLVLGQGLSPAVALGAVFLMGLIFTAISVTGVRSWILRNLPAGVAHGTGIGIGLFLLLIASNEVGLVVKNTHAGLPVALGKITSFPVVMSVLGLAAIFGLERRKVPGGILLVIIAISALGLAFDPAVKFTGVFALPSLSAPGHESLIGAMDVRGALTAAVLPSVLALVMTAVFDATGTIRAVAGQAGQLNAAGHIHNGGRALTADSVSSIFSGMFGGAPAAAYIESTVGVAAGAKTGLTAVVVGLLFVAVMFFSPLAALVPSYATAPALMYVGLLMLSSVSRLHMDDLVDALAGLVCAVFIVLTCNIVTGIMLGFCTLVVGRVVAGEWRKLNLGTVAIAVVLAAFYAGGWAI